In one Culex quinquefasciatus strain JHB chromosome 2, VPISU_Cqui_1.0_pri_paternal, whole genome shotgun sequence genomic region, the following are encoded:
- the LOC6038097 gene encoding LOW QUALITY PROTEIN: trehalase (The sequence of the model RefSeq protein was modified relative to this genomic sequence to represent the inferred CDS: inserted 1 base in 1 codon), with the protein MSRVVPVRRAFSCTALVLGTLLHVLHGAVVIEKYPHIVDNRLDATGNLLPSCPSEIYCQGQLLHTVQMKEIYTDSKTFVDMKMKGKPKETLEAFNAFMAEKNNDPSREELKAWVESNFEKPGAEFEEWIPDDWVASPAFLKRIKDADLREFASKLNQIWHELGRKMIADVAINSDQYSIIPVDHPVIVPGGRFREFYYWDSYWIVKGLLLSEMKKTTRGMLENFLSIVQRYGFIPNGGRIYYSMRSQPPLLCAMVKAYVDATNDTQFAQDSVDTLEREFQFFMNNYLVEVNGHHLAAYGYKSSGPRPESYREDILTAEVFEKEEDKQAFYLELKAAAESGMDFSSRWFIKDGTNAGNLTDLKCRSIIAVELNAILYWNAAIISEFYKLKNDLRKAQQYEAKADEIKKAIDAVLWSEAEGAWLDYDLINKKHRNYFVPTNLSPLWTGSYDKQDTTLPKKIIKYIEKNELDKYPGGVPNTIANTHEQWDFPNVWXPMQHMLVMGLDGLNSQEAKDLAYKWAQRWVRTNYIAYNETSNMYEKYDAQSLGGHGGGGEYEVQKGFGWSNGAVMDLMDKYGDRLTTDDSKSNAGALVSYSINTGILATIVAFFVGIFG; encoded by the exons atgtccCGCGTTGTCCCAGTTCGGCGGGCATTCTCTTGCACCGCCCTGGTGCTGGGAACACTGCTGCACGTGCTGCACGGTGCCGTGGTTATCGAGAAATACCCCCACATCGTCGATAACCGGCTCGACGCGACGGGGAATCTGCTACCGAGCTGTCCAAG CGAAATTTACTGCCAGGGACAGCTGCTGCACACGGTGCAGATGAAGGAGATCTACACGGACTCGAAGACGTTCGTTGACATGAAGATGAAGGGCAAGCCGAAGGAAACGCTGGAAGCGTTCAACGCGTTCATGGCCGAGAAGAACAACGACCCCAGCCGGGAGGAGTTGAAGGCGTGGGTCGAGTCCAACTTTGAGAAGCCGGGCGCCGAGTTCGAGGAATGGATTCCGGACGACTGGGTGGCCAGTCCGGCCTTCCTGAAGCGCATCAAGGACGCCGACCTGCGCGAGTTTGCCAGCAAGCTGAACCAGATCTGGCACGAACTGGGCCGCAAGATGATTGCCGACGTGGCGATCAACTCCGACCAGTACTCGATCATCCCCGTCGATCATCCGGTGATCGTGCCCGGTGGACGGTTCCGGGAGTTTTACTACTGGGACTCGTACTGGATCGTTAAGGGACTGCTGCTTTCGGAGATGAAGAAG ACCACCCGCGGCATGCTGGAGAACTTCCTGTCCATCGTCCAGCGGTACGGTTTCATCCCGAACGGAGGTCGTATCTACTACAGCATGCGCTCGCAGCCCCCACTCCTTTGCGCTATGGTCAAAGCGTATGTGGATGCCACCAACGACACCCAGTTCGCCCAGGATTCCGTAGACACGCTCGAGCGTGAGTTCCAGTTCTTCATGAACAACTACCTTGTCGAAGTGAACGGTCATCACCTGGCCGCGTACGGGTACAAGTCGAGCGGACCCCGGCCCGAATCGTACCGCGAGGACATCCTGACCGCCGAGGTCTTCGAGAAGGAAGAGGACAAGCAAGCGTTCTACCTGGAGCTGAAGGCGGCCGCAGAGAGTGGCATGGACTTTAGCAGTCGCTGGTTCATCAAGGACGGCACGAACGCTGGCAACCTCACCGACCTCAAGTGTCGATCGATCATCGCCGTCGAGCTGAACGCCATCCTGTACTGGAACGCGGCCATAATCTCGGAGTTTTACAAGCTCAAGAACGACCTCCGCAAGGCACAACAGTACGAAGCGAAAGCGGATGAAATCAAGAAAGCCATCGATGCCGTCCTGTGGAGCGAAGCCGAGGGGGCCTGGCTCGATTACGACCTCATCAACAAGAAGCACCGCAACTACTTTGTCCCAACGAATCTGTCCCCTCTGTGGACCGGAAGTTACGACAAGCAGGACACAACCCTTCCGAAGAAGATCATAAAGTACATCGAGAAGAACGAGCTGGACAAGTACCCGGGAGGAGTCCCAAATACCATTGCCAACACTCACGAGCAGTGGGACTTCCCGAACGTGT CCCCGATGCAGCACATGTTGGTCATGGGACTGGATGGGTTGAACAGTCAGGAGGCGAAGGATCTGGCGTACAAGTGGGCCCAGCGGTGGGTGCGCACCAACTATATCGCGTACAACGAAACTTCCAACATGTATGAGAAG tACGACGCCCAATCGCTCGGCGGCCACGGTGGTGGCGGCGAGTACGAGGTCCAGAAGGGTTTTGGCTGGTCCAACGGTGCCGTGATGGATCTAATGGACAAGTACGGCGACCGGCTCACAACAG ATGACAGCAAAAGCAATGCTGGCGCCCTGGTCTCCTACTCGATAAACACCGGTATCTTAGCAACCATCGTAGCCTTCTTCGTTGGCATCTTTGGGTGA